One window from the genome of Candidatus Kuenenbacteria bacterium encodes:
- a CDS encoding T9SS type A sorting domain-containing protein — MFWGSSAAREKPQPIYIGRVENLILQILDKGVKATWDLTTPTTPINICIIETSGGDSVIFRTSFLDTGAVVVDDLRPGNYWIGITIGNSCTTAGGWFFIPPARYLLFPNYPNPFNPSTNITYTLAKKCRVSLAVYNMRGELVETLIDTDQHAGNHTITWNATNVPSGVYLCRMQAGDYIATKKMTLMK; from the coding sequence ATGTTCTGGGGATCGAGCGCCGCTCGAGAAAAACCCCAACCTATTTATATCGGACGGGTGGAGAATCTTATTCTTCAAATTCTCGACAAAGGGGTAAAGGCGACGTGGGACCTAACCACCCCCACTACCCCGATAAACATTTGTATCATTGAAACTAGCGGCGGAGACTCTGTTATTTTTAGAACTAGCTTCCTTGATACTGGGGCAGTGGTTGTTGACGATTTGCGTCCGGGCAACTACTGGATAGGAATAACCATTGGCAATAGTTGCACTACTGCCGGTGGTTGGTTCTTTATACCGCCCGCTCGTTATCTGCTGTTTCCCAACTATCCCAATCCCTTCAACCCTTCAACCAATATCACCTACACCCTGGCCAAGAAGTGCCGAGTTAGCCTCGCGGTCTACAACATGCGAGGAGAGCTGGTCGAGACGTTGATCGATACCGATCAACATGCCGGTAATCACACCATCACCTGGAACGCGACCAATGTTCCGAGTGGTGTGTATCTCTGCCGGATGCAAGCGGGTGATTACATTGCAACAAAAAAAATGACGCTGATGAAGTAG